The Tamandua tetradactyla isolate mTamTet1 chromosome 5, mTamTet1.pri, whole genome shotgun sequence genome window below encodes:
- the CCNL1 gene encoding cyclin-L1 isoform X1 encodes MASGPHPTATAAAAAASSAAPSAGGSSSGTTTTTTTTGGILIGDRLYSEVSLTIDHSLIPEERLSPTPSMQDGLDLPSETDLRILGCELIQAAGILLRLPQVAMATGQVLFHRFFYSKSFVKHSFEIVAMACINLASKIEEAPRRIRDVINVFHHLRQLRGKRTPSPLILDQNYINTKNQVIKAERRVLKELGFCVHVKHPHKIIVMYLQVLECERNQTLVQTAWNYMNDSLRTNVFVRFQPETIACACIYLAARALQIPLPTRPHWFLLFGTTEEEIQEICIETLRLYTRKKPNYELLEKEVEKRKVALQEAKLKAKGLNPDGTPALSTLGGFSPASKPSSPREVKAEEKSPVSVNVKMVKKEPEDRQQASKSPYNGVRKDSKRSRNSRSASRSRSRTRSRSRSHTPRRHYNNRRSRSGTYSSRSRSRSRSHSESPRRHHNHGSPHLKAKHTRDDLKSSNRHGHKRKKSRSRSQSKSRDHSDAAKKHRHERGHHRDRRERSRSFERSHKGKHHGGSRSGHGRHRR; translated from the exons ATGGCGTCCGGGCCTCACCCGACCGCGaccgcagccgccgccgccgcctcgtCGGCTGCCCCGAGCGCGGGCGGCTCTAGCTCCGGCACGACGACCACGACGACGACTACAGGAGGGATCCTGATCGGCGATCGCCTCTACTCGGAAGTTTCGCTCACCATCGACCACTCGCTTATTCCGGAGGAGCGGCTTTCGCCTACCCCGTCCATGCAGGACGGGCTCGACCTGCCCAGCGAGACGGACTTGCGTATTCTGGGCTGTGAGCTCATTCAGGCCGCCGGCATTCTCCTCCGGCTTCCGCAG GTGGCGATGGCAACGGGGCAGGTGTTGTTTCATCGTTTTTTCTACTCCAAATCTTTCGTCAAACACAGTTTCGAG ATTGTTGCCATGGCTTGTATTAATCTTGCATCAAAAATCGAAGAAGCACCTAGAAGAATAAGAGACGTGATTAATGTGTTTCACCACCTACGCCAGTTAAGAGGAAAAAG GACTCCAAGCCCCCTGATCCTTGATCAGAACTACATAAACACCAAAAATCAAGTTATCAAGGCAGAGAGAAGGGTGCTAAAGGAGTTGGGATTTTGTGTTCATGTGAAGCATCCCCATAAG ATCATTGTTATGTATTTACAAGTCTTAGAGTGTGAACGTAATCAAACCCTGGTTCAAACTGCCTG gaaTTATATGAATGACAGTCTTCGAACCAATGTTTTTGTTCGATTTCAACCAGAGACTATAGCATGTGCTTGCATCTACCTTGCAGCTAGAGCTCTTCAG ATTCCACTGCCAACTCGTCCCcattggtttcttctttttggtaCTACAGAAGAGGAGATCCAGGAAATCTGCATAGAAACACTTAGACTTTATACCAGAAAAAAG CCAAATTATGAATTACtggaaaaagaagtagaaaaaagaaaagtagcctTACAAGAAGCCAAATTAAAAGCAAAGGGATTGAATCCTGATGGAACTCCAGCACTATCAACCCTTGGTGGATTTTCTCCAGCCTCTAAACCAT CATCACCAAGAGAAGTAAAAGCTGAAGAGAAGTCACCAGTCTCTGTTAATGTGAAGATGGTCAAAAAAGAACCTGAAGATAGACAGCAGGCTTCCAAAAGCCCTTACAATGG CGTAAGAAAAGACAGTAAAAGAAGTAGAAATAGCAGAAGTGCAAGTCGATCAAGGTCAAGAACACGCTCACGCTCTAGATCGCATACCCCAAGACGACa TTATAATAATAGGCGGAGTCGATCTGGAACATACAGCTCGAGATCAAGAAGCAGGTCCCGCAGTCACAGTGAAAGCCCTCGAAGACATCATAATCATGGTTCTCCTCACCTTAAGGCCAAACATACCAGAGATGatttaaaaagttcaaatagACATggtcataaaaggaaaaaatctcgTTCTCGATCTCAGAGCAAGTCTCGGGATCATTCAGATGCTGCCAAGAAacacaggcatgaaaggggacaTCATAGGGACAGGCGTGAACGATCTCGCTCCTTTGAGAGGTCCCATAAAGGCAAGCACCATGGTGGCAGTCGCTCAGGACATGGCAGGCACAGGCGCTGA
- the CCNL1 gene encoding cyclin-L1 isoform X2, with protein MASGPHPTATAAAAAASSAAPSAGGSSSGTTTTTTTTGGILIGDRLYSEVSLTIDHSLIPEERLSPTPSMQDGLDLPSETDLRILGCELIQAAGILLRLPQVAMATGQVLFHRFFYSKSFVKHSFEIVAMACINLASKIEEAPRRIRDVINVFHHLRQLRGKRTPSPLILDQNYINTKNQVIKAERRVLKELGFCVHVKHPHKIIVMYLQVLECERNQTLVQTAWVVHDGKS; from the exons ATGGCGTCCGGGCCTCACCCGACCGCGaccgcagccgccgccgccgcctcgtCGGCTGCCCCGAGCGCGGGCGGCTCTAGCTCCGGCACGACGACCACGACGACGACTACAGGAGGGATCCTGATCGGCGATCGCCTCTACTCGGAAGTTTCGCTCACCATCGACCACTCGCTTATTCCGGAGGAGCGGCTTTCGCCTACCCCGTCCATGCAGGACGGGCTCGACCTGCCCAGCGAGACGGACTTGCGTATTCTGGGCTGTGAGCTCATTCAGGCCGCCGGCATTCTCCTCCGGCTTCCGCAG GTGGCGATGGCAACGGGGCAGGTGTTGTTTCATCGTTTTTTCTACTCCAAATCTTTCGTCAAACACAGTTTCGAG ATTGTTGCCATGGCTTGTATTAATCTTGCATCAAAAATCGAAGAAGCACCTAGAAGAATAAGAGACGTGATTAATGTGTTTCACCACCTACGCCAGTTAAGAGGAAAAAG GACTCCAAGCCCCCTGATCCTTGATCAGAACTACATAAACACCAAAAATCAAGTTATCAAGGCAGAGAGAAGGGTGCTAAAGGAGTTGGGATTTTGTGTTCATGTGAAGCATCCCCATAAG ATCATTGTTATGTATTTACAAGTCTTAGAGTGTGAACGTAATCAAACCCTGGTTCAAACTGCCTG GGTAGTCCATGATGGTAAGTCATAG